The Elephas maximus indicus isolate mEleMax1 chromosome 6, mEleMax1 primary haplotype, whole genome shotgun sequence genomic sequence TTGTTTCAAATGTTATTTTTACTATAACATTATAAAACTAAAATTAGGAGAACATTCTAAAGATATTATAGTCCtccattttaatttgcatttaattGTTTTTTAAGGATTAAAGATATGATGTTTAAATGCaattggtgataaaaatgaaatCTAAGTTATGCAAAGTGCTCTTGTTCAAGGGGAATTAAGTGCTAGGAAAATACTTAGCCAAATTTTATTTCCAACTGTGAAATTGCTATTTTTTTAACTACGAACTTTTTCTGCAAGTATCTCTTTACAGTATTTTTGGATTAAGTAAATAGATCTCAAGTATTTCCTTTTCTAGGAAtagtatttctcaagatgaaGAAACACACAGAACTCCAAATAGTACTTGTAACAGGCATTATACAACAAAATTAAGAAGAAATATTCTTCCAAATGTAGCCAAATTATCAGCTTTTCTTATACCTTTTGGGTTGGTTTTGATTTAGTgatacattttcttttctcattagcTAGGTATAGGCACTAACCAATTATAATGACTGGAAGAGTCTCTTTTAACTATGATAGTAATtcgtaagaaaaaaaaagaaggtaattGAAAAGGTTTCTTGTGGCTTGAAAATGCCTTCCAAATATTCATTAAACATTTAAGTGAGTAAATTTGTAGAATATGTTTCTGACATTGGCACTGGTTCTGTGGTATTTCTCTGATCAGATGGAAGTGCTGTGTGTTATGCAGAGTGCATTCAGTTCATTCATGCATAAACAATATCATTTTCATAAATTAAAACCTCCCCTGCAGAAGGAACATCTGTGCCTGCCTTTGAATAAAAGATGGTGGCATGTGAGTTACTCCTAGACTGACTGAAAGAATCCTTATAATTTAGAATGAAGTCATAtaggcaaaagggaaaaaaaaaaccaaacttaacTTTCAATCTTTGTTTCTGTCTTATAAAAGAGTCCACATTCTAGATCTCTCTGCGTGCTTTTTTAAACACATGAAATTCTTGGAACGTTAGTCTCTCATTCTTTCTTCTGTTCACCGCAGCAACAGTTTTTAGTTTGCATGAAGATGGCTACTTTTAATTACAGGTGAAATTGAGCCGCTGAATGGATCAGATCAGATCTGCACATTCACTTCATGATCTCCTAAGCCGGAGGGCTGGCGGTGCTCCAATATCACTATTATGTCTCTTAAAGTAAGAACGGTGGGAGCAATCCTGGGTAGAGGAAGCAACAGCTTGATTCCAAAATAACAGCTCTGATTCACTTGGAATGAGATTGTTACATTTTGGATAAGGTTGGGACTAATTTGAAAGTATTTTTTCTCATGTGATGAAGGCTGATGGAAAACATgttaaaatgatatatttttaaattgcgCTCAAACTTTTTCTTTAACGTTGAGCTGTTCCTTACTGCTACTTTCACAGCTTGATGCAGCCCCACTGGCAATGTTATTAGTATGGCTAATTGATGCTGTCCATTAGATAACTCACATTTTTCTGGAGCTGCTTGCTAAATGAGGTCAGCTTTCTGGAACCCCTAAATCACCAATGAGGAGATTAAAGGAACAAGCTTGGAAAGGGGGGTAGTCATCCAATGTGGCATCCGAATCAGGGGAGAAACAATGGAGTTACTAATGACAGTAATCAGAGCACCATGGAAGAGCCAGAACACAAGTGCCAAAACGTTATTCCCCAGGAATCCTTCCTGTCAGTCAATACATCCAGGAGGAAGAGAAAtgccaaactcttttttttttttttaaagttgactTATAAACAGTCAGAATCATCTGTAGAAATTTCCAGggggtttggattttttaaagaaacagtaGTGCCCCAAAGGGCAAGAGAAAACAACTATACCTTACTAAAATATGTTATGGAGCAAATAATTTGTTCTGCAGTACAAATAAGCCATTATCTTTTCctgaaaaagtatttaaaattatCCCAAGGAGTTTATATAACAATTACAAAATGCTTCTTCTTATTTAAGtctttaaattaatttaatagTTTTCCCCTGGTATTTTCTAAAGTTGTTTAAGTTTCTTTTTAGGAGAGTACTGGTTTGCAATAGAAACCTGTTCAGTTCAGGAAAATATACAAGCAGCAGAGCCCCTAGAAAAcagttaacaaaaaaaattttttttttaagttttttaaaatgtgtacacAATCTAAGCTACGGTGCTCGTTTGTGCCTTTCATGTTAATAATTAACTAAatcccccttttttaaaaaaaagccatgtagacatttaaaaaatgagagtCAAAAACCTAAAGGTGAAGCCACTTACCCGCTCAccaccctcaagttgattccaactcacagtgaccctgtaggacagagtagaactgccccatagggtttccaaggctgtaaatctttacagaagcagactgccacattcataccacagaccttttgcttagcagcctagcactttaaccactgtgccactagggctcctgaagccacttacaacaaagaaaaaacaaaagcataacatcgtcCCCCCACAAACCTATATTCCAAATACTGAATTTCTAGCTATTAgatgcttttttttaatctacaaaaAGTGAGTGACtccctgagtaaaaaaaaaaaaaaaaaaacagactagaGAGTCTGTCGAAGTAAACTTTTTAACATTTCATTCTACAAATAGTGTTTAGTATTCTTCTGAACTAAGTAAATAAAGTAActattcccccctcccccaggaaTTAACTTACATTTGGAAAAATAACTTCAAGAAGAAATGCAACAATTTCTCAGATTTTCAATACTATTTTATTGCAACTGGATGTGTTTTCTAAATTGTGCATTACGCCATAATACACAGGATTACAAACAAGATTACAGTACAGATCGATTCCAGTGGTACCAGCATCACGTCTCAAACAGCACTTATTCTGGACTGCATTTTACATGCAATAGCTATTGTTCTAATTATGAACCAAATGGTTTGAATTTATTTAAGCTACTGTACTAATTGACTACAATAGGTATAAGTCCCAACATTAACAATCTGATTAGATTTAGGCTCAGATTCATTACATGAATATATGACAAACCACCATTTGTGCGACTATGTATAAAATCATGCATTTATATTCTCTGGAAACATCTATAGCTTCAGATTCTCTGTAAAATGATGGAATGCAAAGGAGTAAAAGGCTAAAAAGAAACAGTGCAAATTGTATGTGATAGTCAagcagcttttgatttaaagaagCGTATGTTGGCATTTGTTTATAATACGTATAAACTTGTGCAAGTAATGTGTTGAATTGATAGGCTTTGATAAACATCTCTTGTTTTTTTTCATCCTCTTGAGAATTATGAATCTGGTTTTTAAGAAAAGGGAAAGACTTTAATGTGAAATGAGTTGCTCAAATTgtgcaatttttgtttgtttacaattAGAGAGGAAAGAAGTGCTAAGGCAACACAATAACTTTCTAAGCACTTTTCTGCTGGTTTAAATTAGTTAAATTATTTTGTATAAATTAGATATAATTCTACTTTTCTGATATGTATAAAAATTGATGAAGCTGCATGGTTTTAAAATAGGAAATCCACATtataaaaagtcattaaaaattctGTACAAAATCACAACAAAATAATTCAGCATGGGAAAGGTAACAAGTAGTAAAATGCTggttgaaaaatatatatttatatatattttaattggcCCATTACTAGTTTAAAAATTGCATAGATCCTAATTATTGCTTGTGATTTTGTTATCCCGATCAGATAATTAATATGATCTGAATACAGCTACACCAAATTTGtggtgcagtttttttttttaacttaactgtatttttttttttttaatagaagagcTATAGAAAATAATACATAAGGTGAACAGGAACTTTGATCCCCTGTTTCTTCCAAAGGCAGTAACGACAATAAATACATATATCACTTGAAGCTTGGAGTATTTGCACTTTGCAGCAGTAGTACCCAAAGGGCTGCCTTTTGTAAACACGACAGTCACTGTAAGCACAGTGGGTTCGTTTCCCGAGAACGGTGAAACTGATGGGCCTCTGCCAAACGGTTAGTCGTGAAAGATGGCGTTGAGTTGGGCACTCATGACTCGCTCATGATGTGAATGGCTATCAAAGGACATAATATTGTCTATGGGGATCTCGCAGCGAGGGGCAGCGGTGCCGGAGAAGATTGATCCGTGGCTTTGGGCCCCTGCCAGGGTTGCTGCAGGATAGTGCATGGTAAAGGCATAATTTTTCTCAAATTCGGCAGACGGTTCGTGTTTGAAAGAGAAGTTGCCATTGATGCTAAGCGGCGGGCTGAGAGGTCCGTCAAAGGAAGGGCTGGTGCAATCAGTCAGGGGGCTTTCGAAGAAGGGCTCCAGCGCTGCGCTGTAGGCGTGCGGCGGCGGTTTGACGTGGAAGACGTGGGAGCTGTCCATGGTACCATAGGGAGGACTGGGCAGCCCCGGCGACTGGTAGGAGTAGGGGTGCACAGGGAAGGAAGCGCTGGCTGTTGGCAGGTGCGGGGGCATGTCCTGGTTCTGCTCAGGCAGAAAAGTCCGAGGATTGAGCTGCAGGCAGCCCGCAACCAGGTTGGTGGTCGGCTGGGACAAGCCCTTGCAGAGCGTCTGTACGAAGGAGACCAGGTCGGGGCTTTTCCCGGAGCGCAAAATCTCGGACAGAGCCCAGATGTAGTTCTTGGCTAAGCGCAGAGTCTCAATTTTGGACAGCTTCTGCGTCTTGGAGTAGCAGGGCACCACCTTGCGCAGGTTGTCCAGCGCCGCGTTCAACCCGTGCATGCGGTTCCGCTCTCGGGCGTTGGCCTTCATGCGCCTCAGCTTAAACCGCTCCAGGCGCGCCTtggtcatctttttctttttgggaCCGCGTCTCTTGGGCTTCTGATCAtcgtcctcctcttcctcttcttcctcctcttccaggTCCTCGTCTTCGTCCTCTTCCTCTCCCCCGTTCCTCAGTGAGTCCTCTTCAGCATTCATGGCTTCGAGGTCGTCCTCCTTCTTGTCCGCTTCGTGCTCCTCGTCCTGAGAACTGAGACACTCATCTGTCCAGCTTGGAGGACCCTGGGGCTGAGGCTCGCCCATCAACCCGCTCTCGCTGTACGACTTGGTCATGTTTCGGTTTCCTACATTCAACAGGGGAGAGAGGAAAACAGGAAGATATACAATCAGCTCCCACTCTACGCCCTGAACAAATGCATGTGGGAGAGGACGGCCTGTTCATTACAAAAGGGATGCCCTAAGGAAAACTTAAACGCAGGGTTTTATACTGGAGTGTGTATTCCCTGTTAATAAGCAGGAAAGAAGGCAggtctgggtgggtgggtgtgtgtgtgtgtgtgtgtacactcaTGCATGTATGTTTCCTAGTGATTAACTTCAATGTATTCATGGTGATTACTCGGCAGGATAATGTGTGTGAAAATGAGTGTACATACCAGCGACTTCATATTTATGTGCGTGTTTCCCAAGTCACACCCAACTCCACAAAAATGTCCAGTTTGCAAATTGCACATTCTATTTCCATTTCTGTCCTTGCTGCCAGGTACTTAGCGATTTAAGTTGAAGAGCCATTACATAATTTCCTAATCCTGGCAGTGATTTTTAAGAAGATTATACGGATAGGAGATGGATGAGCAAATGCTTGGAGGAGGAAAAGTAGTTTCCATCAAATTATTTTGCCATCAACGAAACATTTGGCAACAAAAGTGAGCAAGAGTCTTCTATCcctctcttgcttttcttttctagCCTCCTACCCCTCGCCCTCGGCTGAATTCCCACCTTGCACAAAAGCTCTTGCTTCCAGGCGAGGTCTGGAGGCGCAGCGCAGAGAGCTCTCCCACGCGCTGGGGATCAGGTGCGGACAGCTCCTCTCTAATAAACAGTCCATTGAAAGGGCCGCCCGTTCTTTATTGGGGCTTTTCAAAGTTCGCCTCAAATCTCCGTTTAAAAGATCGAGTAATTATAATGGTCAGTGAGAGGCGATGGCGAAGTTGCCGTTtccaataaagaaaaacaaagcttttAGTGAAACAACTGAATTTCTGGCTCCAGCTATGGTTGCTGGGGGCTTGGCCGTCTCCGGAGCGGTAACAGGTAGCAGGCGTGGATCACTCTTGCTttactgcactttttttttttttttttttctttctcaacgaAACTATCTCTGAACCCGATTTATTTTCCCCGGTGTGTGCACTTAAGCTATCCAATTCCCTTTCATTCACTGAAAAATTACTTAGCGCTCTCAATGTGCATAAATCAATCTACAAatgtataagataaacatatgtACGAACTAAATCTTGGTAACAGGAGGTTGTTTTactggaagaaatgaggaaatgaaGTAGTTATTTTAACCAGAGTGTTactgtgcattaaaaaaaaaaaaactatactttcagaacacagaaattaGAAAGCTTGCAGCGGACACTTAATTCAATGTGTGTGTTTACTCGGTTGTCTGCGATTATGGGGAGGGATGCCtcttccaacacacacacacacacacacgcctgcTCCACACAAAAGCACACATACACGTTATATAGGTACATAGGGTCTTCAATTACTGCTTTTATTCTAgagcaaaaatgaaaagaacataAATTACCTGTGGCTGTTAGTGGGTCCTGAGCAAAGATGGTTTCATAACCCTGAGGTCTCCGGACGCCGTGCCTTCTGCGTGGGACGAATTCCTCGTGCCTGGGCGAAGCGGGCGCTCAGGTTATATAGCCGAGTTGGTGATGCTGAGCGCGGGTGGGGCCGGGAGCGGAGCGGTGAGCAGGTCCCCGCGCCCGGCGCCTGCGCACGCGTCCCGGCTGCGCGCTCCCTCCCGTCGCCCTTCGTCAGCTttgcttttctccctccctcctccctctctcgcTCCCCTCCACCCTTCACtcccacccccgcccctgctccttCCTCCCCGGCATGCGCCATATGGTCTTCCTGGTCCAGCCAAGAGCCGGGAGCCACGTGACCTCCCTATTTGTATGCCGCGGAGCGCTCCATTCCGGCCCCTTTGTGGCCAGAAGAAAGTGGCCCATCTGTCGCCAGTTAGAGACTCCGCGGACCTGTTTTTACCCGCAGGAGAGATTAACCCTTTCAGGCAGCAGAAGGCAGGGGGCGGGGCAGTGGGGGGAGGAACTCACCGGGGGGAAGGGACTTGACAGAAGAAGCCGGGCCGCTAAAGCTTACTGGATGTAGGTCACAGCCGGAGGGGGGCAGCGTGTTTGGGCGGGAATTGAGGCAGGGGTGAAGGAGGCATTCTTACCCTTAGCCCTGGCACTGGCTTCCCGGGCAGCATGACTTCCTGACCTTTCTGAGGAGCCCACCTCTTGGTTTTTCCCACTTGGTAGATGCTTTGCTCATTGGCGCCAAAGGGTGACTTCTCCTAATCTCCATCAGCCCCTCTAAACAGACATATAAGCCATCTAAAAGAGGCTTCACCTACAAACTCAGCTTTGAGACTAGTCCCCTATCCTCCTTAACCGAATCGCCCATTCCAAGGTTCTCCAACATAAAAATCTCCCCCACCATACATGCAACCCCGCATTCCCCGACCTTCAGGTACCCCTGTCCTTGGAGACTCCTCGCTACTTCGGTCCCCACCCCTAGAGGCTCTTGTTGCCAGAGCGAGCTAGTCCATGGGCGCAGGCCTTGTCTCTATCGGCCTCTGCGCTATCCTCAAGGAGAGCTAGGGGCTTCTCTGACCCTTTGCTTCTACCTTCTAACTAAAACCAATGTATTTCTTCGAAGGATGATGCATGCCCTCAGCTAGTCCAGGGAACTGCTATGGTTGGTTCCCAGACTAGAGCGCTTCCAGCGACTTCGGCTCTCCCGACCTCAAGCCTGGGTGCGGACTCCCTGTCACTGCAGGTCCTCCACTCTTAGTCCCCATTCTCGGGCCTGTAAATGGGTACTTGTTTCAGGCAAGCCTTTTCGAAGAGAAGATTCAACAGGCCCTTGCTGAACCAGCTTTTCGTTACTCGTTCTAGAAAGATCGTTAGCCCCGAGAAGGACTGACGGTCAGGACTCCACCAGGCTGCAAAGCCTTTGACTTAACATGGCTTTCACCTTGCTGTCAAACATCCTCTACAGGGCTTCCCGATCAGTTCTGAAGGAGTCATATTTGTGCTTTAATTTTGCTCTTTTACTCATTCTTTCCCATCAAGGCAAATTCcaaataatatgtatttttaaagttgGCTCTATCTCTTCCCTGTTCACTCTCTGCCACCTCTAATCCTTCAGTAACTAGCCTATTTACTATTCCTTCCCAGCCCCGAAGCACCTTGCAAGACCGCTTCCTACTTGAATTGCTCATTTAGAGGccctcaaagtccacagacactTATCGAATATGCAAACAGTGTCAGGGTTGAGAAGCTGGAGTGGGATGCACTGGGGGAAGAGAGAAGGCTGTTCCTAAAGAGTTTGCTAGTGGTCCTGGAAGGATAGTGGACGCAGCCTTCGCCGTCCAGCGCAAatcccaaaagggaagaaagaggtttTGCTACTCGACAGGTGGCCCAAGGCTTGATGTGAATAGGGCTGCGTTTAGGGAGTAGTTCTGTACGCAGTTTTGCTTTCCAGCATTCACTCTTCGGGGTACAAAGTGCACCCAGGAAAGTAAAATAGTTACACAGAAGCCTGGCCTCAGTATTTACCCCAGTGCTGTCTGTGTCTTTAATGCTGGGTTAAAATTCGAGGGGCGTCTCGAAAACAGCCTGCAGGGGCCAGGCCACAACATACAGGTC encodes the following:
- the NEUROD1 gene encoding neurogenic differentiation factor 1 encodes the protein MTKSYSESGLMGEPQPQGPPSWTDECLSSQDEEHEADKKEDDLEAMNAEEDSLRNGGEEEDEDEDLEEEEEEEEEDDDQKPKRRGPKKKKMTKARLERFKLRRMKANARERNRMHGLNAALDNLRKVVPCYSKTQKLSKIETLRLAKNYIWALSEILRSGKSPDLVSFVQTLCKGLSQPTTNLVAGCLQLNPRTFLPEQNQDMPPHLPTASASFPVHPYSYQSPGLPSPPYGTMDSSHVFHVKPPPHAYSAALEPFFESPLTDCTSPSFDGPLSPPLSINGNFSFKHEPSAEFEKNYAFTMHYPAATLAGAQSHGSIFSGTAAPRCEIPIDNIMSFDSHSHHERVMSAQLNAIFHD